The following coding sequences are from one Geodermatophilus normandii window:
- a CDS encoding hydroxyacid-oxoacid transhydrogenase — MTSPESVFTYGAPQLKFGSGASDEIGYDLSRYGVKRVLVVTDPGVAATGLPQRVAEQMARFDIEARVYDGVHVEPTDVSLRQAIDDARSSGPWDAFVAVGGGSSIDTAKAINLLTTNPGELMDYVNVPVGKGQAPSEPLKPLVAVPTTTGTGSESTTICVMDVIAQRVKTGISHARLRPTLAVIDPDLTLTQPPGVTAASGMDILCHALESYTARWYTTYDRKDPDKRVPYCGSNPISDMWSEKALSLLAGSFRRAVRHGDDVQARADMAMAATFAGMGFGNAGVHIPHANAYPIAGQVKDFHPKDYPADEPMVPHGMSVALTAPEAFRFTFEASPERHVRAARLLAPNAGEPDDAAEFLPTVLTDLMHDIDIPNGIAAVGFDEGDVGDLVEGTMKQQRLLATCPREVTEDDVAGIFTRSMSLW, encoded by the coding sequence ATGACCAGCCCCGAGTCCGTGTTCACCTACGGAGCGCCGCAGCTGAAGTTCGGCAGCGGCGCCTCCGACGAGATCGGCTACGACCTCAGCCGCTACGGCGTGAAGCGGGTCCTGGTCGTCACCGACCCGGGCGTGGCGGCCACCGGTCTGCCGCAGCGGGTGGCCGAGCAGATGGCCCGCTTCGACATCGAGGCGCGGGTCTACGACGGCGTGCACGTCGAGCCGACCGACGTGAGCCTGCGGCAGGCCATCGACGACGCCCGCTCCTCGGGGCCGTGGGACGCCTTCGTCGCCGTCGGCGGCGGGTCGAGCATCGACACCGCGAAGGCGATCAACCTGCTCACCACCAACCCCGGCGAGCTCATGGACTACGTCAACGTGCCGGTCGGGAAGGGCCAGGCGCCGTCCGAGCCGCTCAAGCCGCTGGTCGCCGTCCCGACGACGACCGGCACCGGGTCGGAGAGCACCACGATCTGCGTGATGGACGTGATCGCGCAGCGGGTGAAGACCGGCATCAGCCATGCCCGCCTGCGGCCCACCCTCGCCGTCATCGACCCCGACCTGACGCTGACCCAGCCGCCCGGCGTCACCGCGGCCTCGGGGATGGACATCCTGTGCCACGCCCTGGAGAGCTACACGGCGCGCTGGTACACGACCTACGACCGGAAGGACCCGGACAAGCGGGTGCCCTACTGCGGGTCCAACCCGATCTCGGACATGTGGTCGGAGAAGGCGCTGTCGCTGCTGGCGGGGTCGTTCCGCCGGGCGGTGCGGCACGGCGACGACGTGCAGGCCCGGGCGGACATGGCGATGGCCGCCACCTTCGCCGGGATGGGCTTCGGCAACGCCGGGGTGCACATCCCGCACGCCAACGCCTATCCGATCGCCGGGCAGGTGAAGGACTTCCACCCCAAGGACTACCCGGCCGACGAGCCGATGGTGCCGCACGGGATGTCGGTGGCACTGACCGCGCCGGAGGCCTTCCGGTTCACCTTCGAGGCCTCGCCGGAGCGGCACGTCCGGGCGGCCAGGCTGCTCGCGCCCAACGCCGGCGAGCCCGACGACGCCGCGGAGTTCCTGCCCACCGTGCTCACCGACCTGATGCACGACATCGACATCCCCAACGGGATCGCCGCGGTCGGCTTCGACGAGGGTGACGTCGGCGACCTGGTCGAGGGCACGATGAAGCAGCAGCGGCTGCTGGCCACCTGCCCGCGGGAGGTCACCGAGGACGACGTGGCGGGGATCTTCACCCGCTCGATGTCGCTGTGGTGA
- a CDS encoding PaaI family thioesterase, with product MTAPDVTAARVQAVLDIPLHRHLGMQLRDPADPPAGIWFPVDEAAQNQAALLHGGVVYTFLDVAAFLALLPSLGDAEHAVTHDLTASLLRPVPAGARVELTGSVLRRGRAVAFLRSEATVDGVLVASAQVTKSIVPAG from the coding sequence GTGACCGCGCCCGACGTGACGGCCGCCCGGGTGCAGGCCGTCCTCGACATCCCGCTGCACCGGCACCTCGGGATGCAGCTGCGCGACCCCGCCGACCCGCCGGCCGGGATCTGGTTCCCCGTCGACGAGGCCGCGCAGAACCAGGCGGCGCTGCTGCACGGCGGCGTCGTCTACACCTTCCTCGACGTCGCGGCCTTCCTCGCGCTGCTGCCCTCCCTGGGCGACGCCGAGCACGCGGTCACCCACGACCTCACCGCCTCGCTCCTGCGCCCGGTGCCCGCCGGCGCGCGGGTCGAGCTCACCGGCTCGGTCCTGCGCCGCGGCCGGGCGGTGGCGTTCCTGCGGTCCGAGGCGACGGTGGACGGCGTGCTCGTCGCCTCGGCGCAGGTCACGAAGTCGATCGTCCCGGCGGGCTGA
- a CDS encoding WhiB family transcriptional regulator has protein sequence MLSSHLSLITESSALPVVPEPDAVAGSPWSVLTGGDATWRLDALCAETDPEAFFPEKGGSTREAKRVCSGCEVRSECLEYALANDERFGIWGGLSERERRRVRLARRMPLSA, from the coding sequence GTGCTGTCCTCCCACCTCAGCCTGATCACCGAGTCCTCCGCGCTGCCCGTCGTGCCCGAGCCCGACGCGGTCGCGGGCTCGCCGTGGAGCGTCCTCACCGGCGGCGACGCCACCTGGCGGCTGGACGCCCTGTGCGCCGAGACCGACCCCGAGGCCTTCTTCCCGGAGAAGGGCGGCTCGACCCGCGAGGCCAAGCGCGTCTGCTCCGGCTGCGAGGTCCGCAGCGAGTGCCTCGAGTACGCCCTGGCCAACGACGAGCGCTTCGGCATCTGGGGCGGCCTGTCGGAGCGCGAGCGGCGCCGGGTCCGCCTGGCCCGCCGCATGCCGCTCAGCGCCTGA
- a CDS encoding BMP family protein — protein MRSARSTASALAASALLVLTACGGGGDGGGGGGGGAGGGDGAAPRIAAVFSGTTTDADYTFLGLQALQAAEEDHGADTTYSESVQVPDAERVLREYVADGYTVIWTHGSQFYDATVAVAEEAPEVVFIAEQDTEPADVPDNVWVLDRNFHLAFYPLGILAAGASQSGRIAYLGGVTLPFSYSEVHAVEQALEDTGSTATLTPVWTGDFNDPTRAQQFTSQLLADGNDVILTSLNLGAVGAFEGVVDAPAGVLMTAKYTDKSNLAPDRYLTSVLYDFTPMLDEILSSVEDGETGGYLGMDYEQGISLQPPTNVDQAVVDQVEQAVEQLRAGEIEVERDVTPVE, from the coding sequence ATGCGATCTGCCCGATCCACCGCGAGTGCCCTGGCCGCCTCGGCCCTGCTCGTCCTCACCGCCTGCGGCGGCGGCGGTGACGGCGGTGGCGGCGGCGGTGGCGGCGCCGGAGGTGGGGACGGTGCGGCACCGCGGATCGCCGCCGTCTTCTCCGGGACCACCACCGACGCCGACTACACCTTCCTGGGGCTGCAGGCGCTGCAGGCCGCCGAGGAGGACCACGGCGCGGACACCACGTACTCCGAGAGCGTCCAGGTGCCCGACGCCGAGCGGGTGCTGCGCGAGTACGTCGCCGACGGCTACACCGTCATCTGGACCCACGGCAGCCAGTTCTACGACGCGACGGTCGCCGTCGCCGAGGAGGCTCCGGAGGTCGTCTTCATCGCCGAGCAGGACACCGAGCCCGCCGACGTGCCCGACAACGTGTGGGTCCTCGACCGCAACTTCCACCTGGCCTTTTACCCGCTCGGGATCCTGGCCGCAGGTGCCAGCCAGAGCGGGCGGATCGCCTACCTCGGCGGCGTCACGCTGCCCTTCTCCTACTCGGAGGTGCACGCGGTGGAGCAGGCCCTGGAGGACACCGGGTCCACCGCCACCCTGACCCCGGTGTGGACGGGGGACTTCAACGACCCGACGCGTGCGCAGCAGTTCACCAGCCAGCTGCTCGCCGACGGCAACGACGTCATCCTGACCTCGCTCAACCTCGGCGCGGTCGGGGCCTTCGAGGGCGTCGTCGACGCCCCCGCGGGTGTCCTCATGACGGCGAAGTACACCGACAAGTCCAACCTCGCGCCCGACCGGTACCTGACGTCGGTCCTGTACGACTTCACCCCGATGCTCGACGAGATCCTCAGCTCGGTGGAGGACGGCGAGACCGGCGGCTACCTCGGCATGGACTACGAGCAGGGCATCTCGCTCCAGCCGCCCACCAACGTCGACCAGGCCGTGGTGGACCAGGTCGAGCAGGCCGTCGAGCAGCTGCGGGCCGGCGAGATCGAGGTCGAGCGCGACGTGACCCCGGTCGAGTGA
- a CDS encoding ABC transporter ATP-binding protein gives MSGISKSFGPVRALTDADLELATGEVHGLVGGNGAGKTTLMNVLYGLYRADSGEIRVDGREAHIRSPRDAIALGIGMVHQHLLQVSSYTVLENVVLGTSAGSGGLRGAARRITELSDRFGLAVDPRARTDRLSVGARQRVEILKVLYRGARVLVLDEPTTNLTPQEVDGLFASLRGIVAEGTSVVFISHKAREVLAICDRISVMRDGRRIATVPRSATDATGLASLMVGELVGEQTSEVAAALGVSAVGEVPAAPSAGQRRPDAGRVRLAVSGVTADNDHGVPALRGLDLEVRAGEVVGVAGVAGNGQVELAEVLAGVRPVRAGSVAVDGTDLAGAPTRRWLATGVAYVPEDRHRDGILGAGTVADNLLLGAQRRADNRRAGLVDWRRVREHARDTIERYSIKTPGPDALAGNLSGGNIQRLVLARAFDREPAVLVLQNPTRGLDLRSTRFVYDRVHEARDRGCAVVLVSEDLDELSLLADRMVVLYSGEIVGERVRGDYDVYELGRLMAGVREDA, from the coding sequence ATGAGCGGGATCAGCAAGTCCTTCGGGCCCGTCCGCGCCCTCACCGACGCCGACCTGGAGCTGGCCACCGGCGAGGTGCACGGACTGGTCGGTGGCAACGGCGCCGGCAAGACGACGCTGATGAACGTCCTCTACGGCCTGTACCGGGCCGATTCCGGCGAGATCCGCGTCGACGGCCGGGAGGCACACATCCGGTCACCGCGCGACGCCATCGCGCTCGGCATCGGGATGGTGCACCAGCACCTCCTGCAGGTGTCGAGCTACACCGTCCTCGAGAACGTGGTGCTCGGGACCAGCGCCGGCTCCGGCGGGCTGCGCGGCGCGGCGCGGCGGATCACCGAGCTCTCCGACCGCTTCGGCCTCGCGGTCGACCCGCGGGCGCGCACCGACCGGCTGTCGGTGGGCGCGCGGCAGCGGGTGGAGATCCTCAAGGTGCTCTACCGCGGGGCCCGGGTCCTGGTCCTGGACGAGCCGACGACCAACCTCACGCCGCAGGAGGTCGACGGGCTGTTCGCCTCGCTGCGCGGCATCGTCGCCGAGGGCACCAGCGTCGTCTTCATCTCGCACAAGGCACGCGAGGTGCTGGCCATCTGCGACCGGATCTCGGTCATGCGCGACGGCCGGCGGATCGCGACGGTGCCCCGGTCGGCGACCGACGCCACCGGGCTGGCCTCGCTCATGGTCGGCGAGCTGGTCGGGGAGCAGACCTCCGAGGTCGCGGCGGCCCTGGGCGTCAGCGCGGTCGGGGAGGTCCCGGCCGCGCCGTCCGCCGGGCAGCGGCGCCCCGACGCCGGCAGGGTCCGGCTGGCCGTCTCCGGCGTCACGGCCGACAACGACCACGGCGTCCCTGCGCTGCGCGGGCTGGACCTGGAGGTCCGTGCCGGCGAGGTGGTCGGGGTCGCCGGGGTGGCCGGCAACGGGCAGGTCGAGCTGGCGGAGGTCCTCGCCGGGGTGCGTCCGGTCCGCGCCGGGAGCGTGGCCGTGGACGGCACCGACCTGGCCGGGGCGCCCACCCGCCGCTGGCTGGCCACGGGAGTCGCCTACGTGCCCGAGGACCGTCACCGGGACGGGATCCTCGGAGCGGGCACGGTGGCCGACAACCTGCTCCTGGGTGCCCAGCGCCGGGCCGACAACCGTCGCGCCGGGCTGGTCGACTGGCGACGCGTCCGGGAGCACGCCAGGGACACCATCGAGCGGTACTCCATCAAGACGCCCGGCCCCGACGCCCTGGCCGGGAACCTCTCCGGGGGCAACATCCAGCGCCTCGTGCTCGCCCGCGCCTTCGACCGGGAGCCCGCGGTCCTCGTGCTGCAGAACCCGACCCGCGGTCTGGACCTGCGCTCCACCCGCTTCGTCTACGACCGGGTCCACGAGGCCCGCGACCGGGGCTGCGCGGTCGTCCTCGTCTCCGAGGACCTCGACGAGCTGAGCCTGCTCGCCGACCGGATGGTCGTCCTCTACTCCGGCGAGATCGTCGGCGAGCGCGTTCGCGGCGACTACGACGTCTACGAGCTCGGCCGCCTGATGGCCGGGGTCCGGGAGGACGCATGA
- a CDS encoding ABC transporter permease: protein MSAPVLTDTDAPAPATERPAVRLLRGLLPYVLALVLAFVVSGVVIAALGYDVVEAYRTIVTTSFRTGFGFTETLTKWVPLTLLALGFTIPLAVGRFNIGGEGQLLVGATAAAGVGIVYADLPTAVLLPLVVLAGVLSGAVWAGIAAFLMGRFRVNEILSTVLLNFVSFQVLDYAATEVWSDPAAGVAATQRVGEGAELPVLGGPPGVHAGIVLALLVAAATTVVTRRTAAGFELRAAGANPRAAAINGIRVEKVAVVALVVGGALGGLAGALEVGGVHGRAIEGMQSNFLLLGIIIGLIARGSALWVPVVAFGIAILEVGASSMQRTVGVPAEMVLIIEALILIFLLLSDVIAGRLARRVT from the coding sequence ATGAGCGCGCCCGTGCTGACCGACACCGACGCGCCGGCCCCGGCGACGGAACGGCCCGCGGTCCGCCTGCTGCGCGGCCTCCTGCCCTACGTGCTGGCGCTCGTCCTCGCCTTCGTGGTCTCGGGCGTCGTCATCGCGGCGCTCGGCTACGACGTCGTCGAGGCGTACCGGACCATCGTCACCACGTCGTTCCGGACCGGCTTCGGCTTCACCGAGACGCTGACGAAGTGGGTCCCGCTGACGCTGCTGGCACTGGGGTTCACGATCCCGCTCGCGGTGGGGCGGTTCAACATCGGTGGTGAGGGTCAGCTCCTCGTGGGCGCGACGGCCGCCGCCGGTGTGGGGATCGTGTACGCCGACCTGCCCACCGCCGTCCTGCTGCCCCTCGTGGTCCTCGCCGGCGTGCTCTCCGGTGCGGTGTGGGCCGGGATCGCGGCGTTCCTGATGGGACGGTTCCGGGTCAACGAGATCCTCAGCACCGTCCTGCTCAACTTCGTGTCCTTCCAGGTGCTCGACTACGCCGCGACGGAGGTGTGGTCGGACCCCGCGGCCGGGGTGGCCGCCACGCAGCGGGTGGGGGAGGGTGCCGAGCTGCCCGTGCTGGGCGGCCCGCCGGGGGTGCACGCCGGCATCGTGCTCGCGCTCCTCGTGGCGGCGGCGACGACCGTGGTCACGCGGCGCACGGCCGCGGGCTTCGAGCTGCGTGCCGCCGGCGCCAACCCGCGCGCCGCGGCCATCAACGGCATCCGGGTCGAGAAGGTCGCCGTGGTGGCGCTCGTCGTCGGCGGCGCGCTCGGGGGACTGGCGGGCGCGCTCGAGGTGGGCGGCGTGCACGGCCGCGCCATCGAGGGCATGCAGTCGAACTTCCTGCTGCTCGGCATCATCATCGGGCTCATCGCCCGGGGAAGTGCGCTGTGGGTGCCCGTGGTCGCCTTCGGCATCGCGATCCTCGAGGTCGGCGCCAGCTCGATGCAGCGCACCGTCGGCGTCCCCGCCGAGATGGTGCTGATCATCGAGGCCCTGATCCTGATCTTCCTGCTGCTCTCCGACGTGATCGCGGGGCGGCTGGCGCGGAGGGTGACATGA
- a CDS encoding ABC transporter permease, which produces MTEFAALAQLTVVAMVPYLLASLGTMLGGLTGVFSVSQEGVMLLGAAIGFLVSYGTGSTTIGILLAAGTGAVFGAALGWATTVLRLDQFVVGLALFFAATGLAGLLYRIVIGQGATTPRVDTLPRVEIPLLSDIPVLGTALFSHNVLVYLAALLAVGAWFFLYRTRAGLDLRSVGENPKAADSLGIPVVRNRLWTATAGGALMAVAGAYLPLVYTGTYTDSIVGGRGWLAIALTFFGGWRPQFIVLGALFFAAMDVVALRAEVAGIDIPSQVLLVVPYVATLLVMVFAFRWARVPEFLGRNYDRESRTT; this is translated from the coding sequence ATGACCGAGTTCGCGGCCCTGGCCCAGCTCACCGTGGTGGCCATGGTCCCCTACCTGCTCGCCTCGCTCGGCACGATGCTCGGCGGCCTGACCGGCGTCTTCAGCGTGTCGCAGGAGGGCGTCATGCTCCTCGGGGCCGCCATCGGCTTCCTCGTCAGCTACGGCACGGGCAGCACCACGATCGGCATCCTGCTGGCCGCCGGCACCGGCGCGGTCTTCGGTGCCGCTCTCGGGTGGGCGACGACCGTGCTCCGGCTCGACCAGTTCGTGGTCGGGCTGGCGCTGTTCTTCGCCGCCACCGGGCTGGCGGGGCTGCTGTACCGGATCGTGATCGGCCAGGGGGCCACGACGCCACGGGTGGACACCCTCCCGCGGGTGGAGATCCCGCTGCTCAGCGACATCCCGGTCCTGGGCACCGCGCTGTTCTCGCACAACGTGCTGGTCTACCTGGCGGCCCTGCTGGCCGTGGGCGCGTGGTTCTTCCTGTACCGCACCCGGGCGGGGCTGGACCTGCGCTCGGTGGGGGAGAACCCCAAGGCGGCCGACAGCCTGGGCATCCCCGTGGTGCGCAACCGGCTGTGGACCGCCACCGCCGGAGGAGCACTCATGGCCGTGGCGGGGGCCTACCTGCCGCTCGTCTACACCGGGACCTACACCGACAGCATCGTCGGTGGCCGCGGCTGGCTGGCGATCGCCCTGACCTTCTTCGGTGGGTGGCGCCCGCAGTTCATCGTCCTCGGCGCCCTGTTCTTCGCGGCCATGGACGTCGTCGCGCTGCGGGCCGAGGTGGCCGGCATCGACATCCCCAGCCAGGTGCTGCTCGTGGTGCCGTACGTGGCGACGCTGCTGGTCATGGTGTTCGCGTTCCGGTGGGCCAGGGTGCCGGAGTTCCTCGGTCGCAACTACGACCGGGAGTCGCGGACCACCTAG
- a CDS encoding YciI family protein, whose protein sequence is MTKYLVLIYEDEAQYATATPEVYGEIMADHDRFSAGVEQHGAKLLGGEALEPTATATSVRGGEVTDGPFVETKEALGGYYVIDAPDLDTAIAVARTVPARFGGVEVRPVMTFD, encoded by the coding sequence ATGACGAAGTACCTGGTCCTGATCTACGAGGACGAGGCCCAGTACGCCACCGCGACCCCCGAGGTCTACGGCGAGATCATGGCCGACCACGACCGCTTCAGCGCGGGGGTCGAGCAGCACGGCGCGAAGCTGCTCGGTGGCGAGGCGCTCGAGCCGACGGCGACCGCCACCAGCGTGCGCGGCGGCGAGGTCACCGACGGCCCGTTCGTGGAGACCAAGGAGGCCCTCGGCGGCTACTACGTCATCGACGCGCCGGACCTCGACACCGCCATCGCCGTCGCCCGGACGGTGCCGGCCCGCTTCGGCGGCGTCGAGGTCCGCCCGGTCATGACCTTCGACTGA
- a CDS encoding RNA polymerase sigma factor — MLATTVRVTRDLDVAEECVQEAFAAALTDWATGGVPARPGAWLTTAARRRALNVLRHSGVERRYLPLLVEDEVAPAVVDDAHGYPDDRLRLVATCCHPALDRPAQVALTLRLVCGLTTPEVARAFLVPTATMAARITRAKKKIAVARIPYRVPPAAELPGRVDAVLAVVHLLFTTGHTAPAGEELVRRDLVERSVELARMLRRLLPRDPAVAGLLALLLLTDARRETRTGEDGRLLLLEEQDRTRWDRPAIDEGVALVREALRARPPSRYALQAAIAAVHAESPSWDDTDWAEIVALYGVLTRLWPSPVVALNRAVAVGFARGAAAGLAALDELAAEPQLAGYGYLPAARADLLRRLGRVGEAREAYTEALLLTENAAERAFLDARLRALG; from the coding sequence GTGCTCGCCACGACGGTGCGCGTCACCCGCGACCTCGACGTCGCCGAGGAGTGCGTGCAGGAGGCGTTCGCCGCGGCGCTGACCGACTGGGCCACCGGCGGCGTCCCCGCGCGCCCCGGCGCCTGGCTGACCACGGCCGCCCGGCGGCGCGCGCTCAACGTGCTGCGCCACTCCGGCGTCGAGCGCCGGTACCTGCCGCTGCTCGTCGAGGACGAGGTGGCGCCGGCGGTGGTCGACGACGCGCACGGCTACCCCGACGACCGGCTGCGGCTGGTGGCGACCTGCTGCCACCCGGCGCTGGACCGCCCCGCCCAGGTGGCGCTGACGCTGCGCCTGGTGTGCGGCCTGACCACTCCCGAGGTGGCCCGCGCCTTCCTCGTCCCCACGGCCACGATGGCCGCGCGGATCACCCGCGCCAAGAAGAAGATCGCCGTCGCCCGGATCCCGTACCGGGTGCCGCCGGCCGCCGAGCTGCCCGGGCGGGTCGACGCCGTCCTCGCGGTCGTGCACCTGCTGTTCACCACCGGGCACACCGCCCCGGCCGGCGAGGAGCTGGTCCGCCGCGACCTGGTGGAGCGCTCGGTGGAGCTCGCCCGGATGCTGCGCCGCCTGCTGCCCCGGGACCCCGCGGTGGCCGGCCTGCTGGCGCTCCTGCTGCTCACCGACGCCCGCCGGGAGACCCGCACGGGCGAGGACGGCCGGCTGCTGCTGCTCGAGGAGCAGGACCGCACGCGCTGGGACCGGCCGGCGATCGACGAGGGCGTCGCGCTGGTGCGCGAGGCGCTGCGGGCCCGCCCGCCGTCGCGGTACGCGCTGCAGGCCGCGATCGCGGCGGTGCACGCCGAGTCGCCGTCGTGGGACGACACCGACTGGGCGGAGATCGTCGCGCTCTACGGCGTCCTCACCCGGCTGTGGCCCTCCCCGGTCGTGGCGCTCAACCGCGCCGTCGCCGTCGGCTTCGCCCGCGGGGCCGCGGCCGGACTGGCCGCCCTCGACGAGCTCGCCGCCGAGCCGCAGCTCGCCGGCTACGGCTACCTGCCGGCGGCCCGGGCCGACCTGCTGCGGCGGCTGGGCCGGGTCGGGGAGGCGCGCGAGGCCTACACCGAGGCGCTGCTGCTCACGGAGAACGCCGCCGAGCGCGCCTTCCTCGACGCCCGGCTGCGGGCCCTGGGCTGA
- a CDS encoding D-arabinono-1,4-lactone oxidase translates to MAAPVPSRGVPTTTNQATPLRTWAGNLTYRAARVHRPRTVAEVQDVVARSERVKALGSRHCFNDIADTTADHVLLDDLDTGIEVAEAADDGTGVLWVPAGMRYGELVRELAASRRALHNLASLPHITVAGATATGTHGSGNRNGSLSTSVAGLELVRSDGELAVLGTGDADLPGAVVHLGALGVVTRVALRFQPTFDVRNTVYVDMTWDRLFADLDAVADAAYSVSVFTDWHTVTSVWVKSRPEDPAVPEDFFGARAATEPTHMLPDTPVENLTEQLGVPGEWHERLPHFRADFTPSRGEELQSEWFVPRRHGRAACEALRGLADRIAPLLMVSELRTVAADDLWLSPASGGDVMALHFTWVPDQAAVTALLPDVEAALRPFGARPHWGKLFTTGAAELAELYPRMADFRALVRRSDPRGAFRNDYLDRTVAAFA, encoded by the coding sequence GTGGCGGCGCCCGTCCCGAGCCGAGGAGTCCCCACGACCACGAACCAGGCCACCCCACTGCGCACCTGGGCCGGCAACCTGACCTACCGCGCCGCCCGGGTGCACCGGCCGCGGACGGTGGCCGAGGTGCAGGACGTCGTCGCGCGCAGCGAGCGGGTCAAGGCCCTCGGCTCGCGGCACTGCTTCAACGACATCGCCGACACCACCGCCGACCACGTCCTCCTGGACGACCTCGACACCGGCATCGAGGTGGCGGAGGCGGCCGACGACGGCACCGGCGTGCTGTGGGTGCCGGCCGGGATGCGCTACGGCGAGCTGGTCCGGGAGCTGGCCGCCTCCCGCCGCGCCCTGCACAACCTGGCGTCGCTGCCGCACATCACCGTCGCCGGCGCCACGGCCACCGGCACGCACGGCTCGGGCAACCGCAACGGCTCGCTGAGCACGTCGGTCGCGGGTCTGGAGCTCGTGCGCTCCGACGGGGAGCTCGCCGTCCTCGGGACAGGCGACGCCGACCTGCCCGGCGCGGTGGTCCACCTCGGGGCGCTCGGCGTCGTCACGCGGGTGGCGCTGCGGTTCCAGCCGACGTTCGACGTCCGCAACACCGTCTACGTCGACATGACCTGGGACCGGCTGTTCGCCGACCTCGACGCCGTCGCCGACGCCGCGTACAGCGTCAGCGTCTTCACCGACTGGCACACGGTGACCTCGGTGTGGGTCAAGTCCCGGCCGGAGGACCCGGCGGTCCCGGAGGACTTCTTCGGCGCCCGCGCGGCGACCGAGCCGACGCACATGCTCCCGGACACCCCGGTGGAGAACCTCACCGAGCAGCTCGGCGTCCCCGGCGAGTGGCACGAGCGGCTCCCGCACTTCCGTGCGGACTTCACGCCGAGCAGGGGCGAGGAGCTGCAGAGCGAGTGGTTCGTGCCCCGCCGGCACGGGCGCGCGGCCTGCGAGGCGCTGCGCGGGCTCGCCGACCGGATCGCGCCGCTGCTGATGGTCAGCGAACTGCGCACCGTGGCCGCCGACGACCTGTGGCTGAGCCCCGCGTCCGGCGGCGACGTCATGGCGCTGCACTTCACGTGGGTGCCCGACCAGGCCGCGGTGACCGCGCTGCTCCCGGACGTCGAGGCGGCGCTGCGCCCCTTCGGTGCCCGGCCGCACTGGGGGAAGCTGTTCACCACCGGCGCCGCCGAGCTCGCCGAGCTCTACCCGCGGATGGCCGACTTCCGGGCGCTGGTGCGCCGGTCCGACCCGCGCGGCGCCTTCCGCAACGACTACCTCGACCGCACCGTCGCGGCCTTCGCCTGA
- a CDS encoding heme-degrading domain-containing protein yields MSAGFPTVAELAAEEDELRFSSFTNDDAWDLGSALVATARRADAPVAVEIRRNGHRLFSAALTGATPDNASWIDRKARVVHRFGHSSLYVRQSWVERGTTFEESSGLDPQRYAAHGGAFPVLVRDVGPVGVVVVSGLPQLEDHRMVVAALRAHLGR; encoded by the coding sequence GTGAGCGCGGGGTTCCCCACCGTCGCCGAGCTCGCCGCGGAGGAGGACGAGCTGCGGTTCTCCTCGTTCACCAACGACGACGCGTGGGACCTCGGCTCCGCGCTCGTGGCCACCGCCCGCCGGGCCGACGCCCCGGTGGCCGTCGAGATCCGCCGCAACGGGCACCGGCTGTTCTCCGCCGCGCTGACCGGCGCCACCCCGGACAACGCCTCGTGGATCGACCGCAAGGCCCGCGTGGTGCACCGCTTCGGGCACAGCTCGCTGTACGTGCGGCAGTCGTGGGTCGAGCGCGGCACGACGTTCGAGGAGTCCTCGGGACTCGACCCGCAGCGGTACGCCGCGCACGGCGGCGCCTTCCCGGTGCTGGTGCGCGACGTCGGCCCGGTCGGCGTCGTCGTCGTGTCGGGGCTGCCGCAGCTGGAGGACCACCGGATGGTCGTCGCGGCGCTGCGCGCCCACCTCGGGCGCTGA
- a CDS encoding YciI-like protein encodes MYLVLEYDLADDYLERRAALREEHLTLTRAAHERGELVLAGALPDPFDRALLVWTADREVVERFAASDPYVVQGLVTAWTVRPWNVVVGGQAS; translated from the coding sequence ATGTACCTGGTGCTCGAGTACGACCTGGCCGACGACTACCTCGAGCGCCGTGCGGCGCTGCGGGAGGAGCACCTGACCCTCACCCGGGCGGCGCACGAGCGCGGCGAGCTCGTCCTCGCCGGCGCGCTCCCCGACCCCTTCGACCGCGCCCTGCTGGTCTGGACCGCCGACCGGGAGGTGGTGGAGCGCTTCGCCGCGTCCGACCCCTACGTCGTCCAGGGCCTGGTCACGGCGTGGACCGTCCGCCCGTGGAACGTCGTCGTCGGGGGTCAGGCATCGTGA